The Chlorocebus sabaeus isolate Y175 chromosome 22, mChlSab1.0.hap1, whole genome shotgun sequence genome segment ccattgtttttttctcctcaaaGACTGGGATCTCAGACACAATGGCAGGTAGAGCAATGGAGCCATCCATGCACTGATCTAGAAACATTCTCACAGCATAATAGGTTGTCATCTGTGCTTTCTTGGCAACTAACTTGACTTGCGTAGCTTGCGCAGAGGGGATTCAAACTCTCCAAAAAGGAATGTGAACATTAATTCTCCGACCCACGGTCTTGAGCTGATCCAGTCTATGGCTGATTCTGCATTGTAGCTTAGCAGATCAGCACTCTCACCATGTGAAAGTCTTCCAATAGATGCCATCATTGCCTTGAATCGTCTCTGAACTTGGAGACTGCTGGCGCAAATCTTATCACTTGATCCAGCGGCAACACCTATCAAAAGGTCACAGCAGTGGCGGAGAACTGATGACTTCTCAAGGGCAATAAAGTTAGGCATATCTCTGAATCCGCTAGCACAAGGAGTATCCATTTCCTTGTTCTTGTTCTCAACCACAATATTAGACCTCTTGCTCACACCAACACTCAGTAATGTCTCGTGTAACCCATCAAATATAAAACACAAGAATACTAAACTGGGGGTCACGGGGTGGAAATGAGATTTATGTGCCGGGTCTAGCATAGACTTGGCTGCTTTTTTAATGTCCTTAACATCCCCAATGCTGGGTTGGGGTTCCAATGCATCCAGTGGATACTGTCTGTTTTTCCCGGATAGCTCAAAACTTCCTTGAAGGTCAGGGAGCCCACTCCTGTCCACTGCGTCATCTGTTGGGCTGCTGGTCTGAGAGTCCTTTCTTAGATGAGACATTGTGGGTGATTGATTCCGacttaattctttaattttgGTAAGAATCATGGGTCTAAAAGATCTTTCGTAAGATCTGTCACAGACCCAAACAAAAAGACTGTGAGAATTAACACAGGCATACAATTTAAGAAAAGAATCCATTCATTATTAGTCACTATGACTTGACTCTGCACTTCTTTACCATTTTTCCAAAATACCTCACACTcattagcaaaacaaaacatattctgGTTCATAAAGGAAAtttttatctcatatatatatattttttaatagtttttctgtCAAGAAATATAGTATGGGATTATTTTAGTATCTTATTTAGCACCGTAAGTATATTCTTGAGAACATTCTAAAAACaaattgggctgggtgtggtggttcacaccggtaatctcagcactttgggaggctaaggtgggaggatcatgtaaGCCCCcaagagtttaaggctgcagtgagctatgatcactcatcactgcactccagcctgggtaactcaGTAGTCTATGAAAGCAGAGTCAGATTAACCTTAAACCAATGGTTCTCAGCAGGGGACAACCCCCCCTCTCTGCCTTTCACAtctccaggggacatttggcaatgtctaaaGATATTTGGAGGGGATCACTACTGGCATAAATGGGTAGAGGTCAAGGACACTGCTAAACCTCTTATAATCCCCAGGACACCCACTCACAATAGAATTATCTGGCACAAAATGTCCATAGTTCCAAGGTTGAGAAATTGTGTCCAAATTTAATTCTTACTTTGCCATACATAAATCTTGACAACTGGAAATATTTTCCATCATAAAGAGAAAAGCCATCAAGTAACTATTCCAAACATGGGAATTATGCCCTAGAGATACCCTGGAAAGGCATCTAGAATGGCATCTCAGGGACATGGGTGCCACCACAGTATGTAAATCCGACAATATTAAAATTACAGTAAATCACCAATCATTTTAATCCAAATCTCTTTACCAGAAAAAACATACAGATGATGTTATCAGTAAGATTCTACTTTGGGGACTGAATGGTAGGTTCACAAGTATGTTATCACACTTAATTACATATAAAATTCAGTCTGTTTTAAGAATAATGTATTAGAagcaataaaatgattaaatatagtaaataatatactagaaatagaaaaaatatacttaCTCTGAAGAAGGATAAACACAGCTAACAACCATCACATTCTGCAATAACAAAAATCAGTGATTTAGTATGAAGAAAAGTACTACAACATAAAGTTTAATCATTTGTTTCTAAAATCACTCTGGTGGGTTAAATTTCCATTGATTCTAATTTTGctaatgaaggaaaataaatggttaaaaatgaaaactgataaaacaaaaactaaaataattacaaaggAACAAAAGAGAATATCCTACTcagccactgattttttttcctacttatttTTTGTCCTAGTTATTCTAGACCCCTAACATCATATACTATATGCAGTAGAGGAACTAAGCTCAGATGGAATCAACAAAGATGTTGAGAGATTGAAGTACTTAGGACACATGTAATTGATTTTCCTTACAAAGCAACACCCAATCCACAGCCTGTTATGTTGCATCATATATCCCACAGAAAGACTCAAACcttttttgtaatatatttatatgatctTCCCGGTAAAAATAACTTTACTAATATTCAGTGTTCGCTGCAAGTTTATTATGAGTCACAGTAAGTGTTCTGCATTTAATCCCCTTCATAGCCCTATTATTAA includes the following:
- the EBLN2 gene encoding endogenous Bornavirus-like nucleoprotein 2 — encoded protein: MDSFLKLYACVNSHSLFVWVCDRSYERSFRPMILTKIKELSRNQSPTMSHLRKDSQTSSPTDDAVDRSGLPDLQGSFELSGKNRQYPLDALEPQPSIGDVKDIKKAAKSMLDPAHKSHFHPVTPSLVFLCFIFDGLHETLLSVGVSKRSNIVVENKNKEMDTPCASGFRDMPNFIALEKSSVLRHCCDLLIGVAAGSSDKICASSLQVQRRFKAMMASIGRLSHGESADLLSYNAESAIDWISSRPWVGELMFTFLFGEFESPLRKLRKSS